In the bacterium genome, GTATAAAATTCTCTGATGCTGTAAATACTGTGAGTAATACTTATGCAAGAGAAGTGATTTCAGGCAAGTTTGGTGAAGGGCTTGCAGCGTTTATAAAAAGGAATAAAGTGCTGTATGGTATCAGAAATGGAATTGATTACAAGAAATATAATCCATCTCTACCTGGAAGCTTGTCATTTCGTTATGACAAAACCAATTTTTGGGAAAAACGAAGGAAAAACAAGAAACGATTGTTTCGAAAACTGCAAATACCAAAATCACATTTAAGCAAATTACTTGTAATAACGACTCATAGGCTTTGTTACCAAAAGGGATTTGACTATATCTTTCAAGAGATAGAAAACTTGATGAAATTGCCTGTTTACATGATAGTGTTGGGAGATGGTGATAATTATTACATTAACAAAGCTAGAGATTTGGATAAGAACTTTGAAAGATTCAAATTTATACATCCATTCTCAATAGAAATGGAAGAAAAGCTTATATCTAGTGCAGATGTAGTCATTTGTGCTTCAGTTTTTGAACCTTGTGGTCTTGCGCATATGAAGGCGATGAGGTATGGCACTATACCTGTTGCAAATAGTGTTGGCGGGCTTGCTGATTCGATAGATAATTATGATCTACACTTAAAGACCGGAACAGGCTTTCTTTACGATGGTAATAATGGGGATAATTTGACCAATACACTCAATACTGCATACAAGATATTTGATAATAGTAAGGATGAATGGAAGCTAATAGTCGAAAATGCAATGAGTGAGATATTTAGCTGGGAACTAAGCATAGAGGAATATATCCGTCTTTATGAAAAAATCTCAAAATAACGATGGTACCATTTTTTCTTTTGGTTGTTCTATAATCGGGTACAATCATCTCAATTTGACCATTCGCAAATTCCTCCATTCTACTTCTTAGTCTACCAGTTGTATCAAATGCTGCGATTCTTTTTGCTAAGTTAGGATCTCCCATAATGTCAAAGTTTGATCCCGTGATCAATAGGACCTTATGTTCATATACGTATTGTAATACTTTTGCTATCTGTCTCGTTTGTTCGTCTCCAAACGATCGATCTGACCCTGATAACTCAGAGAACCAATCATCAACTAATACAATAGGGACTTCGTGGCTGTCAATAATCCATGCATTATTTGAAAACTTTATAAAATGTCTTCTTGAGACAAAACCCTCTGCACTTAAAGCGTTCTGTAAGCTTTCAATTAAGTGGCTTTTTCCAACTCCTGATTTGCCAAAAAGATTTAACCACAGAGGTAACTTAAATTGAAAAGGGTTTGAATATGGTGCCGAAGGTAGTATAATTTCTTTGTGATCTATTATATCGCTGAGTAATTTAGCGATGGTTTGGAGCGCTAAAGTTTGAGATTCGGTTTGTGGAAAATAATCGCCGAAATACTTCTCAATGATACCTTCGAGTGGGTCTTGTTTAGCTTCGAGATGGATTAGTTCTGTATTTTGTGAATTAATACTACCTGGTTTTGTTGTCATGTATGGATTATATATATATGTATGTCAAGTTAAACAGACTTTTGGAAAAGATTTTACTTGCAAAATCGTCATGACTTGGTATAATTGCAAAAGCAAAGTTTCTTTGCCACTCTTCTGCTATTCTTCAGAATAAATTCAAACAGTTGAGTCACCTTATTTTTATGAATAATAATTTAGATCCAAATTGGATCGAAGAAATTGAGAAATTCCCAACAGCTATAAAGAGGGATACTTTGATCAAGGGAGTAGTAACCGTTGTCGAACCCGGTAGGATACTTCTTGATGTCAACTATCGTTCAGAAGGTGAGATTTTGGGGCCGGAAATTTTTACTGAAGGATTTAGGGAATATCCTAAAGTAGGTGAAATTGTCCAAATTTATGTTATGAATGATGGTGCGTATTCAGGCACACCTCGGCTTTCCATAAAAAAAACTGGAAATGTCAAAGTTTGGGAGAATCTTGAAAAAGCTAGAGAAAACGGTACTGAAGTTACCGGTGTTGTGATAGAAGTAAATACTGGAGGATGTATGGTTGCTTTACCAGGAAACATCAAAGGATTTTTGCCTGCATCTCAATTAGATCAAGCAAGATTTGCTACTCTAAATACAAACAGAAATGATGGAATAAGTATGCAAGATAAAATTCTTGAAATTTTGAGGCCTCTCAAGGGTCAAAAACTGAAACTCGGTCTTTTGGAAGCTGATCAAAAAAAGCAAAAAATTCTTCTCTCTGAAAAAATGTTGATGGAATCACATTCTGTTGGTTCGGATGATAGGAATTCTTCTAGTGAAATGATTGATGCAGCAAGACTATCACAGCAGAAAACTATTCTTGAAAATTTCAAGGTAGGTGATGTTGTGGAAGCTACGGTAACTGGTTTTGCTCCTTTCGGTATTTTTGTAAATTCACAAGGTCTTGAAGGTTTGATCCATATATCTCAAATTTCATGGGAGAAAGTTGAAGATGTTTCAAATCTTTATAAAATTGGTGACAAAATACAAGTTAAGGTTATAGCTATAGATCAAGCTACTGCAAGAGTTGGCTTCTCTGTCAAAATGTTGGAGAAGGATCCTTGGCAATCAATAAAAGAAAAATATAATGTAGGGGATGTGATTGCAGGAAAAATTACGAAAGTAGTTCCTTATGGTGCATTTGTCAAAATTGAGGATGGTGTCAATGGATTGATACATAATTCTGAAGTATCTGAAAGTTCAAGTGCAAAGGCAATTGATATTTTGCAAGATGGTCAAGATGTAAGTGCAATTATATTGCATATTTCTGTGCCAGATAGACAAATAGCACTTTCAATTCGCAATATGATGAAAAAAGAGGTGGAGCAAGTAGGTGCTGAAATTCAAGAAAATGCTAATGCAGACAGTGGAAACAGCAATATAGATAAATCAGAACTTATAAATAAAGATGAAGATAAGGATGTCAAACCAAAGGTAAGAAGATCAAAGAAGAAGTCGGAGACTGAGAATATCGACAATGTTGACAATAAGGAATAGTTTTGGTATAATACATCATCCTCAGTTTCATCCAGAGTCTGGTTGACAGAAATGCTACTGGATTCTCGGTGAAGTTGAGGATGGATGATTTTAGTGGGATGCGTTTGGGGCAGTGGCGCATCCCACTAAAGAAATTTTTTACTTTCTACAAATTTTTTAACTTCAAATTCTTATGGATCAAATTCAAAACGAAACTCCAATTCAAAAAAGGTCATTTAGAGACATTTATAAAGATCTAATAAAAAGCAAGCAAAGAAAATCTTTTTTCATAAATTTGTTTTATTTTCTTTTGACAACCATTATTTTTGTTGTTATAAATTTACTTTATTCCAAGGACTATATATGGTTTGTATATCCAATGTTAGCTGGAGGTATATCATTAGGAGTTCAGGCTGTAAGTACATTTGTACTTGGTGGTCGAACTGCTGATATATATGCCAATGAAGCTGAACTGCTTACCAATAAATGATGTTTGTAGAAACTTTGTGCTTTAAGAAATTATTTTCAACCAACTTTTCTGCTTTTGACTAGTTTCATCTTTTCAAAAATTATTTACATTGATCAAAGTAATTATGCTTAGGATAAATCCCCACGTCAATTTTAATGGGCACTGCTTAGAAGCGTCTAATTTTTTAAAGCGGTTTTTGGCGGTGAATTTTCCAATATAATTTATACGAACGAAATTGACGGTCCTGAAATGTCTGTTGCTCTAGCTGAGAAGGAAAAATAATGCATGTAGTATTATCAATTGACAACGGTTTACTCATAGGTAATGATGTCCCCGAGCTTTGGGGTAAAGTAAATGAAAGAGAAAGTGTAAGTAAAATTGCAATAAATTTAGAAAGCAAAGAAGAGGCTGAAAGAATGTTTGATTTACTTTCCGAATGAGGTGAGATAGAAGTACCAATTGGAGATAGCTCTTGAAATTCGTGTTTTGGCATGTTTCAAGATAATATGGAATTGAGTGGATTATTGAATATTTTAAAAGTTAAACGAAATTAAATTTAATAACAATATTACTAAATATCTATAAATAATTTATAAAATAACTATGCTTACAATCAACGACATATCGAAATTAGACGAAGATAATTTATCACAAACTCAAATGAATAATACCACATCATCTGCTATTGATTTTCAATCTTTTCCTACTGATGACAACAAGACCGATGAGAAAGATTTCTTGGAAAAGGAAAGTTCAAAATCAAAATCTGGAGTAACCAACAGAAAGAGAAGAACAACAGCTACATCTAGATTTAGCCCAGAAGAGATGCAGAATACTGATAGTAGATATCAAGAAAGAAAAGAAAAGTTTGATAGAACAAGTGAGACAATGCGAGTCTCAGACCTTGAAGATAAAACACTTTTGGAACTTAGGAAAGTTGCACAAGATTTGTCTGTTGGGGGTGTTGAAAATTTCGAAAAAAAGGAATTGATATTGAAAATTGTTGAAGAACAAGTAAAGAAAGGAGGTAATATTTTCGTGAATGGATTTCTAGAAATTGTCAATGATAACTCGCATGGGATACTACACTCAAATTCACTACTACCAGGTGAGAATGATGTATATATAAGTTCATCACAGATAAGGAGATTTAACCTACGAAAGGGTGATTTTGTCACTGGGCAAGCAAGAGCAGCAAAGGAAGGAGAAAGATACTTGTCTCTATTGAAAATAGAAGCAATTGATGGAGTTGATCCAGAAAAATCTTTGGGCAGACCAACTTTTGAAAAACTAACTCCAATATTTCCAGACAAGCAAATCAAGCTTGAAACTACCAAAGAAATTATCTCTACCAGGATTATTGACTTACTTGCACCTATAGGAAATGGACAAAGAGGCATGATTGTAGCACCTCCAAAATCAGGGAAAACATTTTTATTGAAAGATATAGCTCTTGGAGTGCGTAAAAATTATCCCGAATATCACTTAATGATAGTCTTGATCGGCGAGAGACCCGAAGAAGTCACAGACATGAGAAGAACAGTTGAAGGTGCTGAAGTTTTTGCATCGAACTTTGATGAATCCCCCCAAGATCAAGTCAAAGTCGCAGAACTTGCATTAGAGAGAGCAAAAAGACTAGTTGAGGTTGGTAGAAATGTTGTTATTTTGATGGATTCTTTGACTCGATTAGCAAGAGCTTATAATGTAGCGTTACCTGCTTCTGGTAGGACACTATCAGGCGGAATGGATCCTATAGCTTTGTATCCTGCGAAAAGATTTTATGGAGCTGCAAGAAACTTTGAAGTAGGTGGTTCACTAACTATCTTAGCTACAGCATTGGTTGAAACGGGGTCTAGGATGGATGAAGTTATATTTGAAGAATTCAAAGGAACTGGAAATATGGAACTGAAGTTAAGTAGGGATCTCGCTGACAAAAGAGTTTTTCCATCTATTGATATAGAACAATCTGGAACAAGAAATGAAGAACTTCTTTTGGGTCAGGAAGTACTATCTCAAAGCTGGAGAATTCGAAGAATGATGGAACTTCTAAATAGTAATGAGAAGAATGATGTGATAATTGAAAGAATGAAGAAGACAAAAAACAATACTGAATTTCTTCAATCATTAGTGGAAGGCTAATTTGTAGTATTTACTCTTTTCTATGGATTCTTTTCGCTGAATCTACTTGGAGATTATTAATATATCCTAAAATACTAACACTGTTGTCATATTTTCGCAAATATAGTAAAATGTAGTATTTATGAGCAGATTTTTTGTTAGTTACAACAAACTACAAAACAAGTTACATGAAGAAATAGCTGTTGTTGAGGAAGCTGATCCATTGCCTAATAGCGATGTAGACAATTTTCTACTATCTATTTTCAGATATGTCTTGTATAAGTTCAAATCATTTCTCACTTATCTTTACTATAGTTTTTTTAGGCTTCTTGAAATTGTAGAATTAACAAAAGATTTCCTAGTCAAAAAAATGTTTTGGGGTAGAAGCCCAGTTTATAAAATTGGTCTTCAGGGTGGAATATTTATATTCACAGTATTGATTGCTCTTTACAATCTGACATCTATTCTTTCAGTAGCATATGCTAGTGAAAACTATGATTCATACTACAATCCATCATCAGATCTGATTATCAGGGAATCTGCTTCCCTAAAAAACATTGCTGACTCGCAATCCAGAAAGATAATATCTGTGGAAACGGAAACTTACACAGTTCAGCAAGGAGATACACTTGAAAAAATCGCCGAGAAGATGGCATATAAATTTGCAGATATGTATAAAGAAATGATTGATATTCAAGTAACACCAGAAATGATTAAGGCAAAAAAAGATGTGATTAGGTATGCCAATAATTTGATTTATGAAAATCCAGTATTGAAAGTAGGTCAACAACTTCAGATCTATCATTTTGATGGTATGGTTTATCAAGTCAAAGACGGAGATAATATATCCAGTATTGCAGAAAAGTTTAAAATCACTATAGAAGATGTCGTTCAGATAAATGAACTTGAATATAGTGAAGATAAATCAATATCGCTTATTACAAATCAAGTCTTGCTACTTCCTAGGCCATATATTGAACCCGGAAAACAATATGTTGCACCGGTCAA is a window encoding:
- a CDS encoding peptidoglycan DD-metalloendopeptidase family protein — encoded protein: MSRFFVSYNKLQNKLHEEIAVVEEADPLPNSDVDNFLLSIFRYVLYKFKSFLTYLYYSFFRLLEIVELTKDFLVKKMFWGRSPVYKIGLQGGIFIFTVLIALYNLTSILSVAYASENYDSYYNPSSDLIIRESASLKNIADSQSRKIISVETETYTVQQGDTLEKIAEKMAYKFADMYKEMIDIQVTPEMIKAKKDVIRYANNLIYENPVLKVGQQLQIYHFDGMVYQVKDGDNISSIAEKFKITIEDVVQINELEYSEDKSISLITNQVLLLPRPYIEPGKQYVAPVKVTVTNVKTTNVSAATVSSTSNFPLDTSCNHGFSRGLQWSGNYMTHTGIDIWGSVGCKELAVWSGTVVVASYYCGACGNTVIIEHDNGTRAIYYHGNGTYYVKVGDRVVPGQAVQGLGSTGNSTGPHLHYELRVNGAIVNPLNYFSLQ
- the rho gene encoding transcription termination factor Rho, giving the protein MRVSDLEDKTLLELRKVAQDLSVGGVENFEKKELILKIVEEQVKKGGNIFVNGFLEIVNDNSHGILHSNSLLPGENDVYISSSQIRRFNLRKGDFVTGQARAAKEGERYLSLLKIEAIDGVDPEKSLGRPTFEKLTPIFPDKQIKLETTKEIISTRIIDLLAPIGNGQRGMIVAPPKSGKTFLLKDIALGVRKNYPEYHLMIVLIGERPEEVTDMRRTVEGAEVFASNFDESPQDQVKVAELALERAKRLVEVGRNVVILMDSLTRLARAYNVALPASGRTLSGGMDPIALYPAKRFYGAARNFEVGGSLTILATALVETGSRMDEVIFEEFKGTGNMELKLSRDLADKRVFPSIDIEQSGTRNEELLLGQEVLSQSWRIRRMMELLNSNEKNDVIIERMKKTKNNTEFLQSLVEG
- a CDS encoding 30S ribosomal protein S1 is translated as MNNNLDPNWIEEIEKFPTAIKRDTLIKGVVTVVEPGRILLDVNYRSEGEILGPEIFTEGFREYPKVGEIVQIYVMNDGAYSGTPRLSIKKTGNVKVWENLEKARENGTEVTGVVIEVNTGGCMVALPGNIKGFLPASQLDQARFATLNTNRNDGISMQDKILEILRPLKGQKLKLGLLEADQKKQKILLSEKMLMESHSVGSDDRNSSSEMIDAARLSQQKTILENFKVGDVVEATVTGFAPFGIFVNSQGLEGLIHISQISWEKVEDVSNLYKIGDKIQVKVIAIDQATARVGFSVKMLEKDPWQSIKEKYNVGDVIAGKITKVVPYGAFVKIEDGVNGLIHNSEVSESSSAKAIDILQDGQDVSAIILHISVPDRQIALSIRNMMKKEVEQVGAEIQENANADSGNSNIDKSELINKDEDKDVKPKVRRSKKKSETENIDNVDNKE
- a CDS encoding 2TM domain-containing protein produces the protein MDQIQNETPIQKRSFRDIYKDLIKSKQRKSFFINLFYFLLTTIIFVVINLLYSKDYIWFVYPMLAGGISLGVQAVSTFVLGGRTADIYANEAELLTNK
- a CDS encoding glycogen synthase is translated as MHNLKKIKTIAQITPEVYPFSRTGGLAFSSADISNNLAKLGYNVSVFAPFWGSTVKRLDLDEREVILKDIQLELDNETKIKFSCIKHKVEIDEDNSIEYYFIAHYEFFGKYSQNLFYHPETHKRMYFFSKATVEVIKLLNLNFDIVHIHDWMAGLVPQILRKEIANPPKTLLTIHNAAYQGANNVNLHRFEKGFGRIVNRLPNFNDNESWDNVNFLKQGIKFSDAVNTVSNTYAREVISGKFGEGLAAFIKRNKVLYGIRNGIDYKKYNPSLPGSLSFRYDKTNFWEKRRKNKKRLFRKLQIPKSHLSKLLVITTHRLCYQKGFDYIFQEIENLMKLPVYMIVLGDGDNYYINKARDLDKNFERFKFIHPFSIEMEEKLISSADVVICASVFEPCGLAHMKAMRYGTIPVANSVGGLADSIDNYDLHLKTGTGFLYDGNNGDNLTNTLNTAYKIFDNSKDEWKLIVENAMSEIFSWELSIEEYIRLYEKISK